In one window of Desulfonatronum thioautotrophicum DNA:
- a CDS encoding pyridoxamine 5'-phosphate oxidase family protein: protein MDLKTYFNETHGIGVLSTADASGAVNAAIYARPHVMDDGTLAVIMNNKLSHKNVLENPKAHYLFIENGPGYKGKRLAITKLREEQDSELMYELCRRCYPKELEPEGKIRFLVFFRIDRELPLIGTQA, encoded by the coding sequence ATGGACTTAAAGACTTACTTTAATGAAACTCATGGCATAGGAGTTCTGTCAACTGCCGACGCTTCTGGCGCGGTCAATGCCGCCATCTATGCCAGGCCGCATGTCATGGATGACGGCACTCTTGCCGTGATCATGAACAACAAGCTGAGTCACAAGAATGTCTTGGAAAATCCCAAGGCCCATTATCTTTTTATCGAGAACGGGCCTGGCTACAAAGGCAAACGCCTGGCCATCACCAAGCTGCGCGAAGAACAGGACAGCGAACTTATGTACGAGCTGTGTCGGCGCTGCTACCCAAAGGAGCTGGAGCCGGAAGGAAAGATCCGATTCCTTGTTTTTTTTCGTATCGACAGGGAGTTGCCTTTGATCGGTACCCAAGCCTGA